In the Anastrepha obliqua isolate idAnaObli1 chromosome 1, idAnaObli1_1.0, whole genome shotgun sequence genome, one interval contains:
- the LOC129252978 gene encoding sialic acid synthase isoform X2: MHAKEIGIDFTASAMDEISLDFLHAIKVPFIKIGSGDANNVLLLSRAAGLDIPLIVSTGMQTTETIDKIVQIMQKNGKTNYALMHCVSSYPTKPKESSLRMIPLLKEQYPSVVIGYSGHEKGIEISKAAVLLGARIIERHFTLDKNQKGSDHKCSLEPAEFESLVKFIKKFEKLGPLNNDQVLNILHKNKDVELALTEVQSRTILLSELPCKMKLGKSIVAVKYLKAGDTLKLRDLCIKVSEPMGISAEHFDSILGKVLATDVDGDSPIMFQHLLV, from the coding sequence atCTCCCTAGATTTTTTACATGCGATAAAGGttccttttataaaaattggttcTGGAGATGCTAACAACGTGCTACTTTTGAGCAGAGCAGCTGGATTAGATATACCCCTAATTGTGTCTACAGGAATGCAAACTACTGAAACAATTGACAAGATTGTTCAGATCATGCAGAAGAACGGCAAAACCAATTATGCCTTAATGCACTGCGTTTCGTCATACCCTACAAAACCAAAAGAAAGCTCACTTCGTATGATACCACTTTTGAAAGAGCAATACCCAAGCGTGGTTATTGGATATTCGGGGCACGAAAAGGGCATTGAAATAAGTAAAGCAGCAGTCCTGCTAGGGGCAAGAATCATAGAGCGTCACTTTACACTGGATAAAAATCAGAAAGGCTCAGACCACAAATGTTCGTTGGAACCCGCTGAATTTGAAAGTcttgttaaatttattaaaaagttcgaAAAGCTTGGTCCGTTGAATAATGACCAAGTTTTAAATATactacacaaaaataaagatGTCGAATTGGCCTTAACGGAAGTGCAGTCCCGAACAATACTTTTAAGTGAGTTGCCATGTAAAATGAAATTGGGAAAGTCGATCGTTGCTGTCAAGTATTTAAAAGCCGGTGATACATTGAAGCTAAGAGATTTATGTATTAAAGTAAGCGAGCCTATGGGTATTTCTGCAGAACACTTTGATTCAATCTTAGGCAAAGTGCTTGCAACTGATGTGGATGGAGACTCCCCTATAATGTTTCAGCATcttttagtttaa